The following coding sequences are from one Salvia hispanica cultivar TCC Black 2014 chromosome 3, UniMelb_Shisp_WGS_1.0, whole genome shotgun sequence window:
- the LOC125211070 gene encoding uncharacterized protein LOC125211070, which yields MVEPLHTLAKSLESGNPLSLPRSPITTEVMENYAYNSSYPESGSSSPRSREIEFENSAPWEDHQSQNCNKVKFMCSYGGKVNPRPHDNQLSYIGGETKILSVDRNIKFAALLSKLAALCDSGDISFKYQLPGEELDALISVTNDDDLEHMMTEYDRLFRVSPKPARLRVFVFSNQTPSLNPSARSFGSEEAKTEKERFVEALNSAPQPSVPAAAPQQQPPRNSVDFLLGFEKANANQAVAGRVHEFEDPVMIGSDPIQKHIQDLQRLQIEERQGMYRRKSDDNLSVGSGGGEYNKQPEKLPQAAIPGGVPYWTEKQAPTGVYPNPATASNIGKEQQQVYMIPAPANAYPAQMMRPATAPPNQGYYAVQRMPAEGYREQQQPMYNMIQQGAVPPPVIQTMPPPQQQQQQKVGGYSEGYRMVGQGTAGGVGMVAEGGYAPVAYDGRQMVYSAPGGVMAQPPQYQGVAADMRAAAEAGAKAAAKATQASV from the coding sequence ATGGTGGAGCCACTTCACACACTCGCTAAATCTCTGGAAAGTGGaaaccctctctctctccctcgcTCACCGATCACCACTGAAGTTATGGAAAATTATGCCTACAATTCCTCCTACCCTGAGTCCGGTAGTTCATCGCCGCGATCCCGAGAAATCGAGTTCGAAAATTCCGCGCCGTGGGAGGATCATCAGTCGCAGAATTGCAACAAGGTCAAGTTTATGTGCAGTTACGGCGGAAAAGTCAACCCGCGGCCGCACGATAACCAGCTCTCCTACATAGGCGGCGAGACGAAGATCCTCTCCGTCGATCGGAACATCAAATTCGCCGCCCTGCTCTCCAAGCTGGCCGCGCTCTGCGATTCCGGCGATATCTCGTTTAAGTATCAGCTACCAGGAGAGGAACTGGATGCCTTGATTTCGGTGACGAATGACGATGATTTGGAGCACATGATGACCGAGTACGATCGGTTGTTCAGGGTTTCGCCGAAGCCGGCAAGGCTGCGTGTTTTCGTGTTTTCGAACCAGACTCCGAGCCTGAACCCCTCGGCTCGGAGTTTCGGCTCGGAGGAGGCGAAGACGGAGAAAGAGCGGTTCGTGGAAGCGCTGAATTCCGCGCCGCAGCCTTCGGTGCCCGCGGCCGCCCCGCAGCAGCAGCCGCCGCGGAATAGCGTTGATTTTCTGTTAGGATTTGAGAAGGCGAATGCGAATCAGGCGGTGGCGGGGAGAGTTCATGAGTTTGAGGATCCGGTTATGATCGGGTCGGATCCGATCCAGAAGCACATTCAGGATCTACAGAGGCTGCAAATTGAGGAACGGCAAGGAATGTACAGAAGGAAGAGCGACGACAATCTCTCCGTCGGATCCGGAGGCGGCGAGTACAATAAACAGCCGGAGAAGCTACCTCAGGCGGCAATCCCCGGCGGCGTTCCTTATTGGACGGAGAAACAGGCTCCTACCGGAGTCTATCCTAATCCGGCGACTGCGAGCAACATTGGTAAAGAGCAACAGCAAGTTTACATGATTCCGGCGCCAGCAAACGCATACCCGGCGCAGATGATGAGGCCAGCCACCGCACCCCCAAATCAAGGCTACTACGCGGTTCAGAGGATGCCGGCAGAGGGATACCGAGAGCAGCAGCAGCCGATGTACAACATGATTCAGCAAGGCGCCGTGCCTCCTCCGGTAATTCAAACCATGCCGCCGCCGcagcaacagcagcagcagaaGGTAGGGGGATACTCCGAGGGTTACAGGATGGTGGGGCAGGGGACAGCTGGCGGTGTTGGAATGGTGGCGGAAGGAGGATACGCGCCGGTGGCATACGACGGGAGGCAGATGGTCTACTCTGCGCCCGGCGGTGTGATGGCGCAGCCGCCGCAGTATCAAGGTGTGGCGGCTGATATGAGAGCGGCGGCGGAAGCAGGGGCCAAAGCTGCTGCCAAGGCTACGCAAGCATCTGTGTGA